From a region of the Rhodococcus sp. 4CII genome:
- a CDS encoding SRPBCC family protein, with product MTTESTHVSVFIARTAADVYAYASDPANLPAWAAGLSTTITRDGDRWLADSPMGQVAVTFAPINDYGVLDHDVTLPGGDTVYNPVRVIPDGDHSEVVFTIRRRDGVTAEEFAQDIAAVGTDLQKLKGLLEG from the coding sequence ATGACCACCGAATCAACCCATGTCAGTGTGTTCATCGCCCGGACCGCCGCCGACGTGTACGCCTACGCGAGCGACCCCGCCAACCTCCCCGCCTGGGCGGCGGGTCTGAGCACCACCATCACCCGGGACGGCGACCGCTGGCTCGCCGACTCCCCGATGGGGCAGGTTGCCGTGACCTTCGCACCCATCAACGACTACGGCGTCCTCGACCACGACGTCACCCTCCCCGGCGGCGACACCGTGTACAACCCCGTCCGCGTCATCCCCGACGGCGACCACAGCGAAGTCGTCTTCACCATCCGCCGCCGCGACGGCGTCACCGCCGAAGAATTCGCGCAAGACATAGCAGCCGTCGGTACCGACCTGCAGAAGCTGAAGGGATTGCTGGAGGGGTGA
- a CDS encoding RDD family protein, whose amino-acid sequence MSAPAHRAAGIVTRGLATGIDLAVVLAAMGGIYVGALFLRLLFSPQEFSFPDANAVLSVTLFIVVSVVYLTVCWAVSGRTVGAVTMGLRVVSRNGELIGWPRALVRAVLCVMFGFGLLWAAVDRRRRSLQDILLRTVVVYDWEPDLHAGEPEV is encoded by the coding sequence ATGAGTGCGCCGGCGCACCGTGCGGCCGGGATCGTCACCCGGGGTCTGGCCACCGGCATCGACCTGGCGGTCGTCCTCGCCGCGATGGGCGGCATCTACGTCGGCGCCCTGTTCCTGCGCTTGTTGTTCTCGCCGCAGGAGTTCTCGTTTCCCGACGCCAACGCCGTGCTTTCCGTGACGTTGTTCATCGTCGTGTCGGTGGTGTACCTGACGGTGTGCTGGGCGGTGAGCGGCCGCACCGTCGGTGCCGTGACGATGGGGCTGCGGGTGGTCAGTCGCAACGGTGAACTGATCGGCTGGCCGCGCGCCCTCGTCCGGGCGGTGCTGTGCGTGATGTTCGGTTTCGGATTGCTGTGGGCGGCGGTCGACCGGCGTCGACGCTCACTGCAGGACATCCTGCTGCGAACCGTCGTCGTCTACGACTGGGAGCCGGATCTGCACGCGGGCGAGCCGGAGGTCTGA
- a CDS encoding VOC family protein: MTATFSAIELVVADLPASLAFYRRLGLDIPADADQAPHVEFALPGGIRLLWDTVDTIRSFTPDWTEPTGGHCIALAFDCGTAAAVDSLFDEITGEGYTGKKKPWDAPWGQRYATVDDPDGNSVDLFAALTP, translated from the coding sequence ATGACCGCAACATTCAGTGCCATCGAACTGGTCGTCGCCGATCTGCCCGCGTCGCTCGCGTTCTACCGGCGACTCGGCCTCGACATTCCCGCCGACGCCGACCAGGCGCCCCATGTCGAGTTCGCGCTACCCGGCGGAATCCGCCTCCTGTGGGACACGGTCGACACCATCCGCTCGTTCACACCCGACTGGACCGAACCCACGGGCGGGCATTGCATCGCCCTCGCCTTCGACTGCGGAACCGCGGCCGCCGTCGACAGCCTCTTCGACGAGATCACGGGCGAGGGCTACACCGGCAAGAAGAAGCCGTGGGACGCACCGTGGGGTCAGCGTTACGCCACGGTCGACGATCCGGACGGCAACTCCGTCGACCTGTTCGCCGCGCTCACGCCGTGA
- a CDS encoding helix-turn-helix domain-containing protein has protein sequence MYTERRSVFPGAVLWQKTAAGGEAAILPDGCMDLIWMNGDVVVAGPDSRPYLMRSREGDRYVGLRCSPGTLPDLLGTPAEELINQRVPLDEVLTDRATTDLLGRIAVDADPGRALEEFARSRLLLGPSPDGRIPVIVRLLEQQASVREVADRIGLGERQLHRLCRRQFGYGPKMLARILRLQSALGLAGSAVPAAQAAGMAGFADQAHLIREAHELTGRTFGQLVTA, from the coding sequence ATGTACACGGAGCGGCGGTCGGTGTTCCCCGGCGCTGTGCTGTGGCAGAAGACCGCGGCCGGGGGTGAGGCCGCCATCCTGCCCGACGGTTGCATGGACCTCATCTGGATGAACGGCGACGTCGTCGTGGCCGGCCCCGACTCGCGGCCGTATCTCATGCGCAGCCGGGAGGGCGACCGCTATGTCGGATTACGTTGCTCCCCAGGCACTCTGCCGGACCTCCTCGGGACACCGGCCGAGGAGTTGATCAATCAGCGGGTGCCACTCGACGAGGTGCTGACCGACCGCGCCACCACGGATCTCCTCGGCCGGATCGCCGTCGACGCCGATCCCGGCCGGGCGCTGGAGGAGTTCGCGAGGTCCCGCCTGCTCCTCGGACCGTCGCCGGACGGCAGGATTCCCGTGATCGTGCGCCTGCTGGAGCAGCAGGCATCCGTCCGGGAGGTGGCCGACCGGATCGGTCTCGGTGAGCGCCAACTGCACCGCCTCTGCCGACGGCAGTTCGGTTACGGACCGAAGATGCTGGCCCGGATCCTTCGACTGCAGTCGGCGCTGGGGCTGGCGGGTTCCGCCGTTCCCGCGGCGCAGGCCGCCGGCATGGCCGGGTTCGCCGATCAGGCCCATCTGATCCGGGAGGCCCACGAGCTGACGGGCCGCACGTTCGGTCAGCTGGTCACGGCGTGA
- a CDS encoding glycoprotein, translating to MHALAAAISVSAAALLGAATAHAAPTTQPSTSQPGVTDPSAAPTTSQPGVTVPTPPSTPPSTSQPGVTDPSAPAPTTPAPLQAPLAVPGGEAAVPAAPAATDPAQESALAAESAPAEQPATVWIDPDDMPRAHQAPVAPALPVPKPVVEVNAAADTLVGAVPMAVNGRQYGNPEGYVGTIGWRVGEATGTAGIAVDPSSPTAATVSAFSADSDAEHPTNWSAPVDVTPVAAAISAAADRYPAFGQLVETIASLPAPQLPQLQSTDSGPASTTIGGVNVRSQATLHV from the coding sequence ATGCACGCTCTGGCAGCCGCGATTTCGGTGTCCGCCGCCGCACTGCTCGGTGCCGCGACGGCACACGCCGCGCCGACCACGCAGCCGTCGACGTCGCAGCCGGGCGTCACCGACCCCTCGGCCGCCCCCACCACGTCGCAGCCCGGTGTGACGGTCCCGACGCCGCCGTCCACCCCGCCCAGCACGTCGCAGCCGGGCGTCACCGACCCCTCGGCTCCGGCCCCGACCACGCCCGCTCCCCTGCAGGCTCCGCTGGCGGTCCCGGGCGGCGAGGCGGCTGTGCCTGCTGCTCCGGCCGCCACCGACCCGGCGCAGGAATCGGCACTCGCGGCGGAGTCCGCACCCGCCGAGCAGCCCGCGACCGTGTGGATCGACCCCGACGACATGCCGAGGGCGCACCAGGCACCGGTCGCCCCCGCCCTGCCCGTGCCGAAGCCGGTGGTCGAGGTGAACGCTGCCGCCGACACCCTGGTCGGGGCGGTGCCGATGGCCGTCAACGGTCGTCAGTACGGCAACCCCGAGGGATACGTCGGCACCATCGGCTGGCGAGTCGGTGAAGCCACCGGCACCGCGGGCATCGCCGTCGACCCGTCCTCGCCGACGGCCGCGACCGTCTCCGCGTTCTCGGCCGATTCCGACGCCGAGCACCCCACGAACTGGTCTGCGCCCGTCGACGTCACACCCGTCGCCGCCGCGATCTCGGCTGCGGCCGACCGGTACCCGGCCTTCGGACAGCTCGTCGAGACGATCGCGTCGCTGCCCGCACCGCAGCTCCCGCAGCTGCAGTCGACCGACAGCGGTCCAGCGTCCACCACGATCGGCGGCGTCAACGTACGCAGCCAGGCAACGCTGCACGTGTGA